One window from the genome of Manis pentadactyla isolate mManPen7 chromosome 15, mManPen7.hap1, whole genome shotgun sequence encodes:
- the ZNF575 gene encoding zinc finger protein 575 produces the protein MLERDAESAARGTNPSPPSKQPMTTGGAPHQGPPQKPGQSAPGPTTSAGAPSRLRRRPPPQRLHRCPDCDKAFSYPSKLATHRLAHGGARPHPCPDCPKAFSYPSKLAAHRLTHSGARPHPCPHCPKAFGHRSKLAAHLWTHAPARPYPCPDCSKSFCYPSKLAAHRHTHHATESRPYPCPHCPKAFSFPSKLAAHRLCHDPPTAPGSQATSRHRCSSCGQAFGQRRQLLLHQRSHHPAESQGERQ, from the exons ATGCTGGAACGAGATGCCGAGTCCGCGGCCCGGGGCACCAATCCTAGTCCCCCTAGCAAGCAACCGATGACCACGGGAGGAG CTCCCCACCAGGGCCCGCCGCAGAAGCCGGGCCAGTCGGCTCCAGGGCCCACTACCTCCGCGGGGGCGCCTTCACGACTCCGCCGGCGGCCCCCGCCCCAGCGACTGCACCGCTGTCCCGACTGTGACAAGGCCTTCTCGTACCCGTCCAAGCTGGCCACGCACCGGTTGGCACACGGCGGCGCCCGCCCCCACCCGTGCCCCGACTGCCCGAAGGCTTTCTCCTACCCTTCCAAGCTGGCAGCCCACCGCCTCACGCACAGCGGCGCCCGCCCACACCCATGCCCGCACTGCCCAAAGGCCTTCGGCCACCGCTCCAAGCTGGCAGCCCACCTGTGGACCCACGCCCCTGCCCGCCCCTACCCGTGCCCCGACTGCTCCAAGTCTTTCTGCTACCCCTCCAAGCTCGCAGCCCACCGCCACACGCACCATGCCACCGAATCTCGCCCCTATCCATGCCCGCACTGCCCCAAGGCTTTTTCATTCCCCTCCAAACTGGCCGCCCATCGTCTATGTCACGACCCGCCGACAGCGCCGGGCAGCCAGGCCACATCCCGGCATCGCTGCTCCAGCTGTGGCCAGGCCTTTGGCCAGAGACGCCAGCTGCTCCTTCACCAACGCAGCCACCACCCGGCTGAGAGTCAGGGGGAGCGGCAGTGA